A window of the Dyadobacter pollutisoli genome harbors these coding sequences:
- a CDS encoding SusC/RagA family TonB-linked outer membrane protein translates to MKIPILRTCLVGTCLLTARIGFSQEIAMARPALHQESQKTERSGKLKDVLKELGKKHHVSILFEQSIIQGISVSADAAEHARDLEAELKSLLKPNGLEFIRTGKKAYLIRKKEQKEKQQQALVKPVLLGTEPEPQVLEPVPIRQTPADISVKGKVTDEKNAGLPGVSILVKGSNKGAVTDMEGNFSLSVTDENVVLVFSFIGYVTKEIAVGNQTMINIRLDASVSSLSEVMVVGYGTQRKGDITGSIGSLSAKNIREVQVTNFENAIQGQIAGVQVQEPSGEPGAATTIRVRGLGSVSAGNEPLYVIDGFPVTKNMDPGIQGDITRRTTAFALPASNPLGTINSNDIESLEVLKDASAAAIYGSRGSNGVILITTKKGKKGTRPVVGFDAYFGVQSVAKRVDLMNSAELTAYVKDSKNNAYLQDVPTANINDDNVTRYGKSTNGSYFIPDDFANPTGTDTDWQDLIFKSAPVQSYNASVSGGTETMNYYFSGGYFNQKGIIDRSGFERFSFRANLEVNPVKKLKIGFGLSPSFTNTDRSPAGAPYFADPPGIVYSALVTSPTVSPYLPDGTINQTDNQSHLLTEDGRGANMTAASNPLAIIKYVTDDLKQFRTFGNVFLEYEIIEGLKYKLYTGIDVNSYNRSFYMARAFLNRGATVGDPYAQSNASLNYNWLVENTLSYDKTLGKDHHISAVVGYSAQKDRLDANQVYAQNHPDDLSPSISSGQVTSGGDNRQEWSLVSMLARVNYAFRDKYLLTATIRSDRSSRFGAGNKTGTFPSFSAGWRLSEETFMKGQTIVSDLKLRGSWGKTGNFLIPNYAAIGLLSPYNYTFNNVIVNGIAPSTISNDKLTWEKTTQVDFGIDLGLFRDRLFISADWYKKTTSDLLLNVQVPSSVGFATALQNIGEVENKGVELTINSRNIVGAFTWSTDFNFSSNQNEVLKLGPTGDPILSSGGAGIRHITQIGAPIGSYYGYVVDGIYQTQAEIDAAPDDALAPAARPGDMRFKDVNGDGKVDASDRTVIGNYMPDFMYGITNRFSFKGLDLSVFFQGVQGSKILNLTRRHLGNGEAATNSYKDWTERWISPENPGNGTIPRADRLTDLHGGNNRPSSYQVEDGSYFRLRSITLGYTFPKTMLGKVQSLRAYVSGTNLFTSTQYIGYNPEVNNQAGLTGVQGEDYGAYPLSRNFTFGLNVTF, encoded by the coding sequence ATGAAGATCCCGATTTTACGAACGTGCCTGGTTGGCACCTGTCTGCTGACCGCCAGAATTGGCTTTTCACAGGAAATCGCAATGGCAAGGCCAGCTTTACACCAGGAAAGCCAGAAAACGGAGCGGTCCGGTAAGCTCAAAGACGTGCTGAAGGAACTGGGCAAGAAGCACCATGTGAGCATTCTGTTCGAGCAATCCATTATCCAGGGTATTTCGGTTTCCGCGGATGCGGCTGAGCACGCCAGAGACCTGGAAGCGGAATTGAAAAGCTTGCTGAAACCCAACGGTCTGGAATTTATCAGGACAGGTAAAAAAGCCTATCTGATCCGAAAAAAGGAACAAAAGGAAAAACAGCAGCAGGCATTGGTTAAGCCGGTGTTACTGGGTACTGAGCCTGAGCCGCAAGTTTTAGAACCAGTTCCGATACGTCAGACCCCGGCCGATATCAGCGTCAAAGGAAAGGTTACCGATGAAAAGAATGCCGGGCTTCCCGGTGTGAGCATTTTAGTAAAAGGCAGCAATAAAGGCGCTGTGACGGATATGGAGGGAAATTTTTCGCTCAGTGTGACGGATGAAAATGTCGTGTTGGTTTTTTCATTTATCGGATATGTGACCAAAGAAATTGCAGTAGGCAACCAAACGATGATCAACATCCGGCTGGATGCTTCGGTGAGCAGTTTGAGCGAAGTCATGGTTGTGGGTTATGGAACGCAGCGTAAGGGCGACATTACCGGTTCAATCGGCTCGCTTTCAGCCAAAAACATCCGTGAAGTACAGGTCACTAACTTTGAGAATGCCATTCAGGGACAAATCGCCGGGGTGCAGGTTCAGGAGCCGAGCGGAGAGCCAGGCGCGGCTACCACCATCCGCGTGCGGGGCTTGGGGTCCGTATCAGCCGGTAACGAGCCTTTGTATGTGATCGACGGTTTTCCGGTGACCAAAAACATGGACCCTGGTATTCAGGGCGACATTACGCGCCGCACTACTGCTTTTGCGTTGCCCGCTTCCAATCCGCTCGGCACGATCAATTCCAATGACATCGAATCGCTTGAAGTGTTGAAGGATGCTTCGGCGGCTGCGATCTATGGATCAAGAGGTTCCAACGGGGTTATTTTAATTACCACCAAAAAAGGAAAAAAAGGCACCAGGCCTGTGGTGGGTTTTGATGCTTATTTCGGGGTACAGTCGGTGGCCAAAAGGGTGGACCTGATGAACTCGGCGGAACTGACAGCCTATGTGAAGGATTCCAAAAACAATGCGTACCTGCAGGATGTCCCGACAGCGAATATCAACGATGACAATGTAACCCGTTACGGAAAATCGACAAACGGCAGCTACTTCATCCCCGACGATTTCGCAAATCCCACCGGCACCGACACCGACTGGCAGGACCTGATCTTCAAGTCGGCTCCGGTGCAAAGCTATAATGCGTCGGTATCGGGTGGTACCGAAACAATGAACTACTATTTTTCCGGCGGCTATTTTAATCAGAAAGGCATCATTGACCGAAGCGGTTTCGAGCGTTTCAGCTTTCGGGCGAACCTGGAAGTGAACCCTGTCAAAAAGCTGAAAATCGGTTTTGGATTGAGTCCTTCCTTTACCAATACCGACCGCTCGCCGGCGGGTGCTCCCTACTTTGCAGATCCTCCCGGCATTGTGTATTCCGCACTCGTTACCTCGCCGACGGTATCGCCTTACCTGCCCGACGGGACGATCAACCAGACCGATAACCAGTCTCATTTGTTGACCGAAGATGGCCGCGGCGCAAATATGACGGCAGCCAGTAACCCGCTGGCGATCATTAAATATGTGACCGACGACCTGAAACAGTTCCGGACATTCGGCAATGTATTTCTTGAATATGAAATCATCGAAGGCCTCAAATACAAGCTTTACACGGGTATCGACGTCAATAGTTACAACCGGTCGTTTTACATGGCCAGGGCATTCCTGAACCGGGGAGCGACCGTAGGAGACCCTTATGCCCAATCGAATGCATCTTTGAATTACAACTGGCTGGTGGAAAATACATTGTCCTATGATAAAACTTTAGGGAAAGACCATCACATTTCGGCAGTAGTGGGGTATAGCGCCCAAAAAGACCGACTGGACGCCAATCAGGTCTACGCACAAAACCATCCCGACGACCTCTCCCCTTCCATCAGCAGCGGGCAGGTTACGAGCGGGGGCGACAACCGCCAGGAATGGTCGCTGGTATCCATGCTGGCGAGGGTGAATTATGCTTTCCGTGACAAATACCTGCTGACAGCCACCATACGTTCGGATCGTTCTTCCCGGTTTGGTGCGGGTAACAAAACAGGGACATTTCCTTCGTTTTCAGCAGGATGGCGGTTGTCGGAAGAAACCTTTATGAAAGGTCAGACGATAGTAAGTGATTTAAAACTGCGCGGCAGCTGGGGTAAAACGGGAAATTTCCTGATCCCGAACTACGCGGCAATCGGTTTGTTAAGCCCGTATAATTATACATTTAATAATGTAATTGTAAACGGGATCGCTCCTTCAACAATCAGTAACGATAAACTGACCTGGGAAAAAACCACGCAGGTGGATTTCGGTATCGACCTGGGCCTTTTTCGAGACCGGCTTTTCATCTCCGCCGATTGGTACAAAAAAACGACCTCGGACCTGCTGCTGAATGTACAGGTGCCTTCGTCGGTTGGTTTTGCCACGGCACTTCAGAATATTGGCGAAGTGGAAAACAAAGGCGTGGAATTGACGATCAACAGCCGCAACATTGTGGGCGCATTTACATGGTCAACAGATTTCAACTTTTCGTCCAATCAGAATGAAGTATTGAAACTCGGCCCCACCGGTGATCCGATACTCAGCTCGGGAGGTGCGGGTATCCGGCACATTACCCAGATCGGCGCACCGATCGGCAGTTACTATGGCTATGTTGTCGACGGCATTTATCAGACACAGGCTGAAATAGACGCTGCGCCCGACGACGCACTGGCACCAGCCGCCCGGCCGGGGGACATGCGGTTCAAGGATGTAAACGGTGACGGAAAAGTGGATGCCAGTGACCGCACCGTGATCGGCAACTACATGCCTGATTTTATGTACGGTATTACCAATCGTTTTAGCTTTAAAGGTCTGGACCTGAGTGTTTTCTTCCAGGGTGTACAAGGCTCCAAGATCCTGAACCTGACCCGCCGTCACCTTGGAAACGGCGAGGCGGCGACCAACTCTTACAAAGATTGGACAGAACGCTGGATATCTCCCGAAAACCCGGGCAATGGTACCATTCCGCGCGCCGATCGCCTGACCGATTTGCACGGGGGAAACAACCGTCCCTCTTCCTACCAGGTCGAAGACGGATCGTATTTCAGGTTGAGGAGTATCACATTGGGATATACATTCCCGAAAACCATGCTGGGAAAAGTGCAATCGTTGCGGGCTTACGTTTCGGGCACCAACCTGTTTACCAGTACCCAATACATTGGCTACAATCCGGAGGTTAATAACCAGGCAGGCCTCACCGGCGTACAGGGAGAGGACTATGGCGCGTATCCATTGTCCCGCAACTTCACGTTCGGCCTGAATGTAACCTTCTGA
- a CDS encoding RNA polymerase sigma-70 factor, translating to MTTPLPGNSEDQTWGRNQRPFSSEAKIPVQTDDERLLRETFAADPKDGCSLLFRRYYVTLCNHAARFVHSQEVAEDIVSELFEAFWAHRIFEHVTSSYRAYLYKAVRHRTYNYMRWNLRQTDPLESISISPVAQTVNPDEALQYTELYLKVESIIQELSPQCRKAYLLKRVEGKKYDEIAQELQITPKAVEGLVSRALTKLRTGLKESWFLTILLPAFL from the coding sequence ATGACGACACCATTACCAGGTAATTCAGAAGATCAGACATGGGGCAGAAATCAACGCCCATTTTCCAGCGAGGCGAAAATACCTGTCCAGACCGACGATGAACGTTTGTTGCGGGAAACATTTGCCGCAGATCCCAAAGATGGATGCTCGCTGCTGTTCCGTCGGTACTATGTGACGCTCTGCAATCACGCCGCACGTTTTGTGCATTCACAAGAAGTAGCGGAGGATATTGTTTCTGAGCTTTTCGAAGCCTTCTGGGCGCACAGGATTTTTGAGCACGTCACAAGCTCCTATCGCGCTTATCTCTACAAGGCGGTACGTCACCGAACTTATAACTATATGCGATGGAACCTCCGGCAAACCGATCCGCTAGAATCCATTTCCATTTCTCCGGTAGCCCAGACGGTCAATCCGGATGAGGCGCTCCAATACACCGAGCTTTACCTCAAAGTCGAGAGCATTATCCAGGAATTATCGCCGCAATGTCGCAAGGCCTATTTGCTGAAAAGAGTAGAAGGCAAGAAATACGATGAGATTGCCCAGGAACTCCAGATTACCCCGAAAGCGGTGGAAGGGCTTGTCAGCAGGGCTTTGACCAAACTTCGCACGGGCCTGAAAGAAAGCTGGTTTTTGACTATCCTGCTGCCCGCATTCCTCTGA
- a CDS encoding FecR family protein encodes MNELITKQLLFDFFEGKATSMQRKLIEQWLEDSENEEQYYRCVDEWERLHPQLLIDTEKSQHEYDFFLDGGIAQEKRAEVLFRVSRKSRNLLPWIGMLAAASVLLALAYVFRSELMYRSIESPHGRFTSFFLSDSTEVTLNSNSVLRVPRFGFGEDVRQVWLTGEAEFKVTHQKNNLRFEVLMGDGYRIEVLGTEFNAFSRARGKRVFLAKGKVKLNLPAGRELYLSPGNYFTADSKGTFKVVTPEEPLAITAWKEQTFYFDDATLAEVVEQINERFAVHIRIVDDELASRKIGGIYQAKEPEALLEILSAMFDMKITRSADEIELRTPIKQDL; translated from the coding sequence ATGAACGAATTGATAACCAAACAGCTACTGTTCGATTTTTTCGAAGGCAAAGCCACATCAATGCAGCGAAAACTGATCGAGCAATGGCTTGAAGACAGCGAAAACGAAGAGCAATATTACCGCTGCGTCGACGAATGGGAGCGCCTGCACCCGCAACTGCTAATCGACACGGAGAAATCGCAGCATGAATACGACTTTTTTCTGGACGGAGGAATAGCACAGGAAAAGCGTGCCGAAGTTTTGTTCCGGGTCAGTAGGAAATCGCGTAACCTGCTGCCATGGATCGGAATGCTGGCGGCTGCCTCGGTATTACTTGCATTGGCCTATGTATTCCGCTCGGAGCTGATGTACAGATCCATCGAGTCGCCACACGGCCGTTTCACCAGTTTTTTCCTGAGCGACAGCACCGAGGTAACGCTCAATTCCAATTCAGTACTGAGGGTGCCTCGCTTTGGTTTCGGGGAGGATGTGCGTCAGGTGTGGCTGACCGGCGAGGCCGAATTCAAGGTAACGCACCAAAAGAATAACCTGCGTTTCGAAGTGCTGATGGGTGACGGCTACCGCATTGAAGTGCTGGGTACCGAGTTCAATGCGTTTTCGAGGGCACGCGGAAAAAGGGTTTTTCTGGCCAAAGGAAAAGTAAAGCTAAACCTGCCTGCTGGGCGGGAGCTTTACCTCAGCCCCGGCAACTACTTCACTGCCGACAGTAAAGGCACTTTTAAAGTGGTCACGCCCGAAGAACCGCTGGCCATTACCGCCTGGAAAGAGCAAACATTTTATTTTGACGATGCAACCCTTGCCGAAGTCGTCGAGCAGATCAACGAGCGGTTTGCCGTCCACATCCGGATCGTCGACGACGAACTCGCTTCCCGCAAAATCGGGGGGATTTACCAAGCCAAAGAACCAGAAGCATTACTGGAAATATTGTCGGCCATGTTTGATATGAAAATTACCCGCTCAGCGGACGAAATCGAATTGCGTACACCCATAAAACAAGACTTATGA
- a CDS encoding DUF6088 family protein, translated as MLTLGTEKQIEKIVKSKHRGLLMFPEDFSWYGSSEAVRKAQQRLEDKNVLVRVAQGIYVRPKESPLIGAVIPTAEKVAEAIAKRDKIRTVPSGSYALNALGLSTQIPMKIVLPTDGSPREIKVGRRTIKFKKVSPKNLLAKGKVSKLAIQALKELGKENISEHEDKMNVK; from the coding sequence ATGTTGACACTAGGAACTGAAAAACAGATAGAAAAAATAGTTAAATCAAAGCATCGGGGTTTGCTTATGTTCCCCGAAGATTTCTCCTGGTATGGTTCATCCGAAGCTGTAAGGAAAGCGCAGCAACGCTTAGAGGATAAAAATGTGCTTGTACGGGTCGCCCAGGGAATTTATGTAAGGCCAAAAGAAAGCCCCTTAATTGGAGCTGTAATTCCAACCGCGGAAAAGGTCGCAGAGGCAATAGCAAAAAGGGATAAAATAAGAACGGTTCCCAGTGGAAGCTATGCATTGAATGCCCTTGGATTAAGTACGCAGATTCCAATGAAGATTGTTCTTCCGACCGATGGATCCCCACGCGAAATTAAAGTGGGCAGGCGAACAATTAAGTTTAAAAAGGTTTCCCCTAAAAATCTTCTTGCGAAGGGGAAAGTTAGCAAACTGGCAATTCAGGCTCTGAAAGAACTGGGCAAGGAAAATATCAGTGAGCATGAAGACAAAATGAATGTTAAATAA
- a CDS encoding TonB-dependent receptor: MKRNLQKCKFAAALVMLLQLVFLLPLTIQAQGKKITGKVFSASTSEVFPGVNIILKGNTNKGTITDNQGMFSIDAAPGDVLVFSFIGFKTKEVKIGSEATLSIPLEDGGTELSELIVTGSRNTGRTILETPVPVDVISIKDIMADLPQMDLAQMLAFVAPSFNAVRSQGGDLDSHVDPVQLRNMAPNQILVLVNGKRRHTSALLITGTAVGSPSTSVDLMTIPASAIDRVEILRDGAAAQYGSDAVAGVVNIILKKGTDKLTGSFTGGGYANTGGKAGELTKDGKPDGFNYQFDANYGFKIGDKGYFNLSGQITQKRPTLRPFVNDWGFFDNTYLNNLRTDKNGNPVITNPELVAAQASGNTAALASLTTEPGLMAARGLTKADFAVYAGMPAITLGSTFYNAGYQLNPTTTLYSFGGASYKYLKGFSCYYRRAAQTDRFNYLLYPNGFRPQMTSNTSDLSNTTGIKSKLGEFNVDFSNTFGRNRMRIGMVNTMNASLGSNSPVNMNLGTHQFTQNSTNLDFSRYFKDVLHGLNIAFGAEMRIENYKIMKGQEEAYTYGDAGVLTVGKDGLLVGPDGKPLEDASSTPIVDANGNPISVNAGQQVTVKSLSSNCQCFAGFGPKNERDEYRTTMAAYVDAELEVTKSLLIAGAFRVENYSDFGGVTIGKLAARYSIAKTLSLRASIASGFRAPSLQELNYTHTATAFVPDANGIPQPLDVTTYPTNSTAARVLGIQGLKQEKSRTYGLGLTYQPAHGFEVTLDAYQIDVDNRIFRTSYFNASEVGNNYDEVIGGGEAQFFVNGADVRSKGIEAVGNYTLTLNRGKSFIFSLAAIFSKNTILNRKVLDLNVSNLTEDQIVAKYLDRATIGQFETGTPRQKLIGSVTYRVNKFHAMVRGTYFGTVTSRSTSSDAEGNFYDQKFSAQSIFDASVGYDLTKNLKFSIGGSNVFNKYPDILRSENQGFYLYDNNQQGSNGSYYYGRVSFNF, from the coding sequence ATGAAGAGAAACTTACAAAAATGCAAATTCGCGGCGGCATTGGTGATGCTCCTTCAACTCGTTTTTTTGCTTCCGCTTACCATCCAGGCCCAGGGCAAAAAGATTACCGGCAAGGTATTTTCCGCATCCACTTCCGAAGTGTTTCCTGGTGTTAACATTATTTTGAAAGGAAATACCAACAAAGGCACTATTACCGATAACCAGGGCATGTTCTCCATCGATGCTGCGCCTGGTGACGTGTTGGTATTCAGCTTTATTGGCTTTAAAACAAAGGAGGTCAAGATAGGTTCCGAAGCCACTTTAAGTATTCCGCTGGAAGATGGCGGCACTGAACTGAGTGAATTAATTGTGACCGGGTCCAGAAACACCGGGCGAACAATCCTGGAAACGCCTGTCCCGGTGGATGTTATTTCCATCAAGGATATTATGGCAGACCTCCCTCAGATGGACCTGGCTCAAATGCTCGCTTTTGTTGCACCAAGCTTTAATGCAGTCAGGTCCCAAGGTGGCGACCTTGACTCCCATGTAGATCCGGTTCAGCTCCGCAACATGGCACCCAACCAGATTCTTGTCCTGGTGAATGGAAAGCGAAGGCATACCTCTGCCTTGCTCATTACCGGAACCGCTGTAGGCAGCCCTTCCACTTCTGTTGATTTGATGACCATTCCAGCTTCGGCCATCGATCGCGTTGAAATTTTGCGCGATGGTGCTGCCGCTCAATATGGATCCGACGCAGTGGCCGGCGTAGTCAATATCATTCTCAAAAAAGGTACTGATAAACTGACGGGCAGTTTTACCGGCGGAGGTTATGCTAATACCGGTGGTAAAGCCGGAGAACTGACAAAGGATGGTAAGCCCGACGGATTTAATTATCAGTTTGATGCCAATTACGGCTTCAAGATTGGCGACAAAGGTTACTTTAACCTCTCCGGTCAAATCACGCAAAAACGTCCGACTTTGAGACCTTTTGTCAATGACTGGGGATTTTTCGATAATACCTATCTGAATAACCTGCGGACTGATAAAAATGGAAATCCGGTCATCACCAATCCTGAGCTCGTTGCTGCACAGGCCTCGGGTAACACAGCAGCACTTGCTTCGCTGACCACTGAACCGGGCTTAATGGCGGCACGCGGGCTGACCAAAGCTGATTTTGCCGTTTATGCGGGCATGCCTGCCATTACGCTCGGCAGCACTTTTTATAATGCAGGCTATCAATTGAACCCTACGACGACCCTGTATAGTTTTGGGGGCGCGTCTTACAAATATCTAAAGGGATTCTCGTGCTACTACCGTCGCGCCGCACAGACCGACCGTTTCAATTACCTGCTATATCCCAATGGTTTCCGTCCTCAGATGACTTCCAATACCTCAGACCTTTCCAACACCACAGGTATTAAAAGTAAGCTAGGTGAATTCAATGTTGATTTCAGCAACACATTTGGCAGGAACCGGATGCGCATCGGGATGGTCAATACCATGAATGCTTCATTGGGCTCGAATTCACCGGTCAATATGAATTTGGGTACACACCAGTTTACCCAAAATTCCACAAACCTTGATTTTTCCCGTTATTTCAAAGATGTGCTACACGGTCTGAACATTGCCTTTGGTGCTGAAATGCGCATAGAGAACTACAAAATCATGAAGGGCCAGGAAGAGGCTTACACCTATGGAGATGCAGGTGTGCTAACCGTTGGTAAAGACGGCCTACTTGTCGGACCAGATGGAAAACCTTTGGAAGATGCCAGCAGCACGCCTATCGTAGATGCAAATGGAAATCCGATCAGCGTCAATGCAGGCCAGCAGGTTACCGTTAAATCCCTCTCTTCCAATTGCCAGTGTTTCGCTGGATTCGGCCCAAAAAACGAAAGAGATGAGTACCGTACTACCATGGCAGCTTATGTGGATGCCGAACTGGAAGTGACCAAAAGCCTTTTGATCGCTGGCGCTTTTCGTGTGGAAAATTACTCGGATTTCGGTGGCGTTACGATCGGAAAGTTAGCCGCCCGGTATTCCATTGCTAAAACACTTTCATTGCGGGCCTCTATTGCTTCCGGATTTCGCGCGCCATCCCTACAAGAGTTGAACTACACTCATACAGCTACCGCATTCGTACCGGACGCCAATGGGATCCCCCAACCACTTGATGTGACAACCTACCCTACCAACAGCACGGCTGCCAGAGTTCTAGGCATTCAGGGCCTTAAACAGGAAAAATCCAGGACCTATGGCTTAGGGCTTACTTATCAACCGGCGCATGGATTTGAAGTAACATTGGATGCCTATCAGATTGATGTAGATAACCGTATTTTCAGGACCAGTTACTTCAATGCTTCCGAGGTAGGTAATAACTACGATGAAGTGATCGGCGGTGGCGAAGCCCAGTTCTTTGTGAATGGTGCAGACGTACGTTCAAAGGGAATTGAAGCAGTCGGAAATTATACGCTGACCCTGAACCGCGGCAAAAGCTTCATTTTCAGCCTGGCAGCTATTTTCAGTAAAAACACCATTCTGAACAGAAAAGTACTTGATCTGAATGTCTCCAACCTGACCGAAGACCAGATTGTTGCCAAGTACCTTGACCGGGCAACCATTGGTCAGTTTGAAACAGGGACACCCAGACAAAAACTGATCGGATCCGTTACCTACCGCGTCAATAAATTTCACGCTATGGTGAGAGGAACATACTTTGGAACCGTTACGTCCCGCTCGACTTCCTCTGACGCAGAAGGCAACTTTTACGATCAGAAGTTTTCGGCGCAATCTATTTTCGATGCGAGCGTCGGCTACGATCTGACCAAGAATTTAAAATTCTCTATTGGCGGCAGCAACGTATTCAACAAGTATCCTGATATACTACGCAGTGAAAATCAAGGATTTTATTTGTATGACAACAACCAGCAAGGCTCCAACGGATCTTACTATTATGGCCGTGTTTCTTTCAACTTTTAA